One window of Agromyces rhizosphaerae genomic DNA carries:
- a CDS encoding molybdopterin oxidoreductase family protein translates to MTESHDSHCPYCALQCAMTLTPTDASSGTPPIDIAAPAGARRLPLTVAGRDFPTNRGGLCKKGWTSAELLDVDDRVTSPLVRQPDGSFAPASWETVLDRIADTVRDSRDRFGADSVGVFGGGGLTNEKAYQLGKFARIALGTSRIDYNGRFCMSSAAAAGNRAFGLDRGLPFPVEDLDGASTILMLGSNVAATMPPFIGHLQGARGDRGLIVVDPRRSETAKLTDEGQGVHLAPAPGTDLIVLLGLTHIVITEGLADLDYLAARTTGFDAVRRSANAWWPERVQQVTGVPVAQLREVSRRLADGRGTYILTGRGVEQHVDGTDTATAAINLALVLGLVGKPGSGYGTLTGQGNGQGGREHGQKSDQLPGYRMITDPAARAHVAGVWGVDPSIIPGPGVPAVALLDELGRPGGIRCLFVHGSNVVVSAPDVDAVRAGLRALDLLVVSDFVLSETARLADIVLPVTQWAEEEGTMTSLEGRVIRRRRAIEAPGEARSELWIMRELAERLGAPGTWSTEPAEVFDELARASAGGKADYSGLSHALLDTGIAAHWPFPPGSEGTPRMFGERFAHPDGLARMVAVSPRVREPLGQHGGELTLVTGRLLEHYQSGAQTRRVPELLGARPHVTAQLHPSTAARLGIAEGDAIEVANVRGLVRARAEVTTGIRLDTVFLPFHFAGEQCANLLTERAVDPISSMPEFKRTLVTVTRADATQEVPA, encoded by the coding sequence GTGACCGAGTCGCACGACAGCCACTGCCCCTACTGCGCGCTGCAGTGCGCGATGACCCTCACGCCGACGGATGCCTCGAGCGGCACCCCGCCCATCGACATCGCCGCCCCGGCCGGCGCCCGCCGCCTGCCGCTCACCGTCGCCGGTCGCGACTTCCCGACCAACCGCGGCGGCCTCTGCAAGAAGGGCTGGACCTCCGCGGAGCTGCTGGACGTGGACGACCGGGTCACCTCGCCGCTCGTCCGGCAGCCGGACGGATCCTTCGCCCCCGCCTCCTGGGAGACCGTGCTCGACCGCATCGCCGACACCGTGCGCGACAGCCGCGACCGGTTCGGCGCCGACTCGGTCGGCGTGTTCGGCGGCGGCGGCCTCACCAACGAGAAGGCGTACCAGCTCGGCAAGTTCGCGCGCATCGCGCTCGGCACGAGCCGCATCGACTACAACGGCCGCTTCTGCATGTCGTCGGCCGCCGCCGCGGGCAACCGGGCCTTCGGCCTCGACCGCGGACTGCCGTTCCCGGTCGAGGACCTCGACGGCGCCTCGACCATCCTCATGCTCGGCTCGAACGTGGCGGCGACGATGCCGCCGTTCATCGGCCACCTTCAGGGCGCGCGCGGCGACCGCGGGCTCATCGTCGTCGACCCCCGCCGCTCGGAGACCGCGAAGCTGACCGACGAGGGCCAGGGCGTCCACCTCGCGCCCGCGCCGGGCACCGACCTGATCGTGCTGCTCGGGCTCACCCACATCGTCATCACCGAGGGCCTCGCCGACCTCGACTACCTCGCGGCCCGCACGACCGGGTTCGACGCGGTGCGCCGCAGCGCCAACGCCTGGTGGCCCGAGCGCGTGCAGCAGGTCACCGGAGTGCCGGTCGCACAGCTGCGCGAGGTGTCCCGGCGCCTCGCCGACGGGCGCGGAACCTACATCCTCACCGGCCGCGGCGTCGAGCAGCACGTCGACGGCACCGACACCGCGACCGCCGCCATCAACCTCGCGCTCGTGCTCGGGCTCGTCGGGAAGCCGGGCTCGGGCTACGGCACCCTCACCGGCCAGGGCAACGGCCAGGGCGGCCGCGAGCACGGGCAGAAGTCCGACCAGCTCCCCGGCTACCGCATGATCACCGATCCCGCCGCGCGCGCCCACGTCGCCGGCGTGTGGGGCGTCGACCCCTCGATCATCCCCGGCCCGGGCGTGCCCGCGGTCGCGCTGCTCGACGAGCTCGGTCGCCCCGGGGGCATCCGCTGCCTGTTCGTGCACGGGTCGAACGTCGTGGTCTCGGCGCCCGACGTCGACGCCGTGCGCGCGGGGCTGCGCGCGCTCGACCTGCTCGTCGTGAGCGACTTCGTGCTGTCGGAGACCGCGCGGCTCGCCGACATCGTGCTGCCGGTCACGCAGTGGGCCGAGGAGGAGGGCACGATGACCTCGCTCGAGGGGCGCGTGATCCGCCGCCGCCGGGCGATCGAGGCGCCGGGCGAGGCGCGGAGCGAACTGTGGATCATGCGCGAGCTGGCCGAGCGCCTCGGCGCGCCGGGCACCTGGTCGACGGAGCCCGCGGAGGTGTTCGACGAGCTCGCCCGCGCATCGGCCGGCGGCAAGGCCGACTATTCCGGGCTCTCGCACGCACTTCTCGACACCGGCATCGCCGCGCACTGGCCGTTCCCGCCCGGGTCCGAGGGCACCCCGCGCATGTTCGGCGAGCGCTTCGCGCACCCCGACGGGCTCGCCCGCATGGTCGCCGTGTCGCCGCGCGTGCGCGAGCCGCTCGGCCAGCACGGCGGTGAGCTCACGCTGGTCACCGGCCGCCTGCTCGAGCACTACCAGTCGGGCGCGCAGACGCGCCGGGTGCCCGAACTGCTGGGCGCCCGGCCCCACGTGACCGCGCAGCTGCATCCGTCGACCGCGGCCCGGCTCGGCATCGCCGAGGGCGATGCGATCGAGGTCGCGAACGTCCGCGGCCTCGTGCGGGCGCGGGCGGAGGTCACCACCGGCATCCGCCTCGACACCGTCTTCCTCCCGTTCCACTTCGCCGGCGAGCAGTGCGCCAACCTGCTCACCGAGCGCGCGGTGGACCCGATCTCGTCGATGCCCGAGTTCAAGCGCACGCTCGTCACCGTGACGCGAGCGGATGCCACGCAGGAGGTCCCCGCATGA
- a CDS encoding FAD-dependent oxidoreductase → MSTHVAPTLPHHTPTRVVLIGYGPVGARFVEELLPSVASGAVALTVLGAETHDAYNRVLVGEYAVGRASRERLDVIDTAAARSAGVDVRLGEAVVAIDRSRQVVRTHHETRVPYDRLVFATGARANVPTLVGLERTTRHRLARAATAAELDRGERALPTGIVALRDLDDAETVRAAVAGRKRIVVLGAGVLGMEAALAATEQGAEVVVVHHGDVPMERNLDHGAGRLLARAARAGGTLTLPHSRAEEVLFRHGHHGERIFEALQCADGKQVPGDLLVLSCGVAPRVELAASCDLAIERGVLVDEELRSWTDPAVFAIGDCAQVAARGSAGPDGRVGGGPAGLIGPGWRQADALAARLAAEATGGDPAGMPLAEERPAVVMLKAEGVDVVSGGDVSADPFDDEFEPTAGTASQPIGTAASPTTPPDGSAQSADTDGSTDRVHSPGCAIHAPAPREVTVWADPAHGAYAKMVTRGGVLEGFVAVGMPRTGAELTLLFERGSELPADRSVLLRLDSDDAGVVATTDPFAPDATVCWCNGVTVERITEAAAAGDRTVECVGRSTRAGTGCGSCKGRITELIARTPEAAPAVPVP, encoded by the coding sequence ATGAGCACCCACGTCGCCCCGACGCTTCCGCACCACACGCCGACGCGCGTCGTGCTGATCGGCTACGGCCCGGTCGGCGCCCGCTTCGTCGAGGAGCTGCTGCCGTCCGTGGCATCCGGTGCCGTGGCCCTCACCGTGCTCGGCGCCGAGACGCACGACGCGTACAACCGCGTCCTGGTCGGCGAGTACGCCGTCGGGCGCGCCTCGCGCGAGCGGCTCGACGTGATCGACACGGCGGCCGCGCGGTCCGCCGGCGTCGACGTGCGGCTCGGCGAGGCCGTCGTGGCGATCGACCGGTCGCGCCAGGTCGTGCGCACCCACCACGAGACCCGCGTGCCCTACGACCGGCTCGTGTTCGCGACCGGTGCGCGCGCGAACGTGCCCACGCTCGTCGGACTCGAGCGCACGACGCGCCACCGCCTCGCGCGCGCCGCGACCGCCGCCGAACTCGACCGCGGCGAGCGCGCGCTGCCCACCGGCATCGTCGCCCTGCGCGACCTCGACGACGCCGAGACGGTGCGCGCGGCGGTCGCCGGTCGCAAGCGGATCGTGGTGCTCGGCGCGGGCGTGCTCGGTATGGAGGCCGCGCTGGCGGCGACCGAGCAGGGGGCCGAGGTCGTGGTCGTGCACCACGGCGACGTGCCGATGGAGCGCAACCTCGACCACGGCGCCGGCCGGCTGCTCGCGCGCGCGGCGCGCGCCGGCGGCACGCTCACGCTGCCGCACTCGCGCGCCGAGGAGGTGCTGTTCCGCCACGGGCACCACGGCGAGCGCATCTTCGAGGCGCTGCAGTGCGCCGACGGCAAGCAGGTGCCGGGCGACCTGCTCGTGCTCTCGTGCGGGGTCGCGCCCCGTGTCGAGCTCGCCGCCTCATGCGACCTCGCGATCGAGCGCGGCGTGCTGGTCGACGAGGAGCTGCGCAGCTGGACCGACCCCGCCGTCTTCGCGATCGGCGACTGCGCCCAGGTCGCCGCTCGCGGCTCGGCCGGACCCGACGGGCGCGTCGGCGGTGGGCCTGCCGGACTCATCGGGCCCGGGTGGCGCCAGGCCGACGCCCTGGCCGCACGGCTCGCCGCCGAGGCGACGGGCGGCGACCCGGCCGGCATGCCGCTGGCCGAGGAACGCCCCGCGGTCGTCATGCTCAAGGCCGAGGGCGTCGACGTGGTGTCGGGCGGCGACGTGTCGGCCGACCCGTTCGACGACGAATTCGAGCCGACTGCCGGCACCGCGTCGCAGCCCATCGGCACCGCCGCCTCGCCCACCACCCCTCCGGACGGGTCGGCGCAGTCAGCCGATACGGACGGGTCCACCGACCGCGTGCACTCCCCCGGCTGCGCAATTCACGCCCCCGCCCCGCGCGAGGTCACGGTCTGGGCCGACCCCGCGCACGGCGCGTACGCGAAGATGGTCACCCGGGGCGGCGTGCTCGAGGGCTTCGTCGCGGTCGGGATGCCCCGCACCGGCGCCGAGCTCACCCTGCTGTTCGAGCGCGGCAGCGAGCTGCCGGCCGATCGCAGCGTGCTGCTGCGCCTCGACTCCGACGACGCGGGCGTGGTCGCGACCACCGACCCGTTCGCCCCCGACGCGACCGTCTGCTGGTGCAACGGCGTCACGGTCGAGCGCATCACCGAGGCCGCCGCCGCGGGCGACCGCACGGTCGAGTGCGTCGGCCGCTCCACCCGCGCCGGCACCGGCTGCGGCAGCTGCAAGGGCCGCATCACCGAGCTCATCGCCCGCACCCCCGAGGCCGCGCCGGCCGTCCCGGTCCCCTGA
- the mobA gene encoding molybdenum cofactor guanylyltransferase, which translates to MSGADAYDAIVLAGGRGSRLGGVAKPLLVRNDRTLLAGVLDAVADAAHIVVVGPPSLAAHVGAHALVREDPPLGGPVPAIAAGLDALPAGAARIVLLAGDLVDPAAAVAALVAVADRPGAPAAPGSTSPGSTASLGSTPPGLPPRGAPADGVITIDPDGRRQPLLAIYDGAALRSAIGALSADGPLDGLPLRRLIEPLDLRELPLPAAQLRDLDTAADAAEFDVDLPPGHPPP; encoded by the coding sequence ATGAGCGGGGCTGACGCGTACGACGCGATCGTGCTCGCGGGCGGGCGCGGCTCGCGGCTCGGCGGGGTCGCGAAGCCGCTGCTCGTACGGAACGACCGCACGCTGCTCGCCGGCGTGCTCGATGCGGTGGCGGATGCCGCGCACATCGTCGTGGTCGGCCCGCCCTCGCTCGCGGCCCACGTGGGCGCGCATGCCCTCGTGCGGGAGGACCCGCCCCTCGGCGGCCCCGTCCCCGCCATCGCCGCCGGCCTCGACGCCCTCCCGGCCGGCGCCGCGCGCATCGTGCTGCTCGCGGGCGACCTCGTGGACCCGGCCGCCGCCGTCGCCGCGCTCGTGGCGGTGGCGGACCGCCCTGGAGCACCCGCCGCACCCGGGAGTACCTCGCCCGGGTCAACCGCCTCGCTCGGCTCGACGCCGCCCGGGCTTCCGCCGCGCGGCGCTCCCGCCGACGGCGTGATCACCATCGACCCCGACGGCCGCCGGCAACCGCTCCTCGCGATCTACGACGGCGCGGCCCTGCGCAGCGCGATCGGCGCACTCTCGGCCGACGGACCGCTCGACGGCCTCCCGCTCCGCCGCCTCATCGAGCCGCTCGACCTGCGCGAGCTTCCGCTGCCGGCCGCGCAGCTGCGCGATCTCGACACCGCCGCGGATGCCGCCGAGTTCGACGTGGACCTCCCTCCGGGGCATCCGCCGCCCTGA
- a CDS encoding DUF6457 domain-containing protein produces the protein MADDAPEILDRWWTELSAALGVEDAPGDIADLLSLAGDAAHRVVRPAAPLTTFLVGYAAARAGGDDAALRRAIDTARELAARHDDADH, from the coding sequence ATGGCTGACGACGCACCCGAGATCCTCGACCGCTGGTGGACCGAGCTGTCCGCCGCCCTCGGCGTGGAGGATGCACCGGGCGACATCGCCGACCTCCTCTCGCTCGCCGGCGACGCCGCCCACCGCGTGGTGCGCCCGGCCGCGCCGCTGACCACGTTCCTCGTCGGCTACGCCGCGGCCCGAGCGGGCGGAGACGACGCGGCCCTCCGCCGCGCGATCGACACCGCGCGCGAACTCGCCGCCCGTCACGACGACGCCGACCATTGA
- a CDS encoding GNAT family N-acetyltransferase encodes MPTTLVIRAPEPHEAETLARLHVETWRETYTGQLPDEYFGERMLEQRRSLWNAMLGEHDRDDLRVSVAEADGELVGLACSGRPQNPQHPPRPRQLYMIYVSRTHHGTGAGQGLLDAVLGDDPAYLWVAKENPRAQAFYARNGFALDGVEHPYEHVETFIEARMVR; translated from the coding sequence ATGCCGACGACCCTCGTCATCCGCGCACCCGAGCCGCACGAGGCCGAGACGCTCGCCCGCCTGCACGTCGAGACGTGGCGCGAGACCTACACGGGCCAGCTGCCCGACGAGTACTTCGGCGAGCGGATGCTGGAGCAGCGGCGCAGCCTCTGGAACGCGATGCTCGGCGAGCACGACCGTGACGACCTGCGGGTCTCGGTCGCCGAGGCCGACGGAGAGCTGGTCGGCTTGGCCTGCAGCGGACGGCCGCAGAACCCGCAGCATCCGCCTCGCCCGCGCCAGCTCTACATGATCTACGTCTCGCGCACGCACCACGGCACCGGCGCGGGGCAGGGGCTGCTCGACGCGGTGCTCGGCGACGATCCCGCGTACCTGTGGGTGGCGAAGGAGAACCCGCGGGCGCAGGCGTTCTACGCGCGCAACGGGTTCGCGCTCGACGGGGTCGAGCACCCCTACGAGCACGTCGAGACGTTCATCGAGGCGCGGATGGTGCGCTGA
- a CDS encoding DUF2316 family protein, whose protein sequence is MSLSPEEQRRTSAELHANLDRCGLGPGEIRADLGMSAHQLNETLAVSDDSRPTDVWLVRDYLEKLVVARGGTPVPYTVLTERMRRIAASWYPLRTAPTPVIRSHEADAAGGTRAAALAHSR, encoded by the coding sequence ATGTCACTCAGCCCGGAGGAACAGCGCCGCACGAGCGCCGAACTGCACGCCAACCTCGACCGCTGCGGGCTCGGCCCCGGCGAGATCCGCGCCGACCTCGGCATGAGCGCGCACCAGCTGAACGAGACCCTCGCCGTCTCCGACGACTCCCGCCCGACCGACGTCTGGCTCGTGCGCGACTACCTCGAGAAGCTCGTCGTCGCACGCGGCGGCACGCCGGTGCCCTACACGGTGCTGACCGAGCGCATGCGCCGGATCGCCGCGAGTTGGTACCCGCTGCGCACGGCACCCACGCCCGTGATCCGGTCGCATGAGGCGGATGCCGCGGGCGGCACGCGCGCCGCCGCGCTCGCGCACTCGCGCTGA